From the Pseudomonas putida genome, one window contains:
- a CDS encoding arsenic resistance protein produces MTREQLETQQIPIYFAAVLAAVAFGLLAGDAAQHLQALITPAIAVLMYAMFLQIPFLDLRQGLGNRRFMAALLLANFVLVPLLVWGLTRGLAEHPAILIGALLVLLTPCIDYVVVFTHIGKGDSRLTLAATPVLLLVQLVLLPVYLALMLGDSSGVAISIAPFVEAFALLIVLPMVLAVLTSAGARRSRAVSAWNDAWAWMPVPAMALVLVAVIGSQIAVVMRDFDQLLPVIPVYVGFMLLAPVLGFVSARLLRLPVAEARSVTFSAATRNSLVVLPLALALPEDLRALAAAAVITQTLVELVSELLYIRLIPLLVPPRLA; encoded by the coding sequence TTGACCAGAGAGCAACTCGAAACCCAGCAAATCCCGATCTACTTTGCCGCGGTGCTCGCTGCCGTTGCCTTCGGCCTGCTGGCCGGCGACGCCGCACAACACCTGCAAGCCCTGATCACCCCCGCCATCGCCGTCCTCATGTATGCGATGTTCCTGCAGATCCCCTTCCTTGACCTGCGCCAAGGCCTGGGCAACCGCCGCTTCATGGCTGCCCTGCTGCTTGCCAACTTTGTCCTTGTACCATTGCTGGTGTGGGGCCTCACCCGCGGCTTGGCCGAGCACCCGGCGATCCTGATCGGCGCCCTGCTGGTGCTGCTGACGCCGTGCATCGACTATGTGGTGGTGTTCACCCACATCGGCAAGGGTGACTCGCGCCTGACCCTCGCCGCCACGCCCGTGCTGTTGCTGGTGCAGCTGGTGCTGCTGCCGGTGTACCTGGCGCTGATGCTCGGCGACAGCAGCGGCGTGGCCATCAGCATCGCGCCGTTCGTGGAAGCCTTCGCGCTGCTGATCGTGCTGCCGATGGTCCTCGCCGTACTGACCAGTGCTGGCGCCCGCCGCTCCCGCGCTGTGTCGGCCTGGAATGACGCCTGGGCATGGATGCCGGTGCCCGCGATGGCCCTGGTGCTGGTGGCGGTGATCGGGTCGCAGATTGCCGTGGTTATGCGTGATTTTGACCAGTTGCTGCCGGTGATTCCGGTGTACGTCGGCTTCATGCTGCTGGCGCCGGTGCTCGGGTTCGTTTCGGCACGGTTGCTGCGCCTGCCGGTGGCCGAGGCACGCTCGGTGACCTTCAGCGCCGCGACACGGAACTCGCTGGTGGTGTTGCCATTGGCGCTGGCCTTGCCGGAAGACTTGCGTGCGCTTGCAGCAGCGGCGGTGATCACCCAAACGCTGGTGGAATTAGTGAGCGAGCTGTTATACATCCGTCTGATTCCGCTACTCGTACCACCCCGTCTGGCCTGA
- the glyA gene encoding serine hydroxymethyltransferase — translation MFSRDLTIAKYDAELFEAMQQEALRQEEHIELIASENYTSPAVMEAQGSVLTNKYAEGYPGKRYYGGCEYVDVVEQLAIDRAKELFGADYANVQPHAGSQANAAVYLALLSAGDTILGMSLAHGGHLTHGASVSSSGKLYNAIQYGIDGNGLIDYDEVERLAVEHKPKMIVAGFSAYSQVLDFARFRAIADKVGAYLFVDMAHVAGLVAAGVYPNPVPFADVVTTTTHKTLRGPRGGLILARANADIEKKLNSAVFPGAQGGPLEHVIAAKAICFKEALQPEFKAYQQQVVKNAQAMAEVFIERGFDVVSGGTQNHLFLLSLIKQEISGKDADAALGKAFITVNKNSVPNDPRSPFVTSGLRFGTPAVTTRGFKETECRELAGWICDILADLNNEAVIDAVREKVKAICKKLPVYGN, via the coding sequence ATGTTCAGCCGTGATTTGACCATTGCCAAGTACGACGCCGAGCTCTTCGAAGCCATGCAGCAAGAAGCCCTGCGCCAGGAAGAGCATATCGAGCTGATCGCTTCGGAAAACTACACCAGCCCGGCAGTCATGGAAGCCCAGGGCTCGGTCCTGACCAACAAGTACGCCGAAGGCTACCCAGGCAAGCGCTACTACGGTGGCTGCGAGTACGTCGACGTGGTCGAGCAACTGGCCATCGACCGTGCCAAAGAGCTGTTCGGCGCCGACTACGCCAACGTCCAGCCGCACGCGGGTTCGCAAGCCAACGCCGCAGTCTACCTGGCCCTGCTGTCGGCCGGTGACACCATCCTGGGCATGAGCCTGGCCCACGGTGGCCACCTGACCCACGGTGCTTCGGTAAGTTCGTCGGGCAAGCTGTACAACGCCATCCAGTACGGCATCGACGGCAACGGCCTGATCGACTACGACGAAGTCGAGCGCCTGGCTGTAGAGCACAAGCCGAAGATGATCGTTGCCGGCTTCTCGGCTTACTCGCAGGTCCTGGACTTCGCCCGCTTCCGCGCCATCGCCGACAAGGTCGGTGCCTACCTGTTCGTCGACATGGCCCACGTTGCCGGCCTGGTTGCCGCTGGCGTGTACCCGAACCCGGTGCCGTTCGCCGACGTGGTCACCACCACCACCCACAAGACCCTGCGCGGTCCACGTGGCGGCCTGATTCTGGCCCGTGCCAACGCCGACATCGAGAAGAAGCTGAACTCCGCCGTCTTCCCAGGTGCCCAGGGCGGCCCGCTGGAGCACGTGATCGCCGCCAAGGCCATCTGCTTCAAGGAAGCACTGCAACCTGAGTTCAAGGCTTACCAGCAGCAGGTCGTGAAAAACGCCCAGGCCATGGCCGAAGTGTTCATCGAGCGTGGTTTCGACGTCGTTTCCGGCGGCACCCAGAACCACCTGTTCCTGCTGTCGCTGATCAAGCAGGAAATCTCCGGTAAAGATGCTGACGCTGCCCTGGGCAAAGCCTTCATCACCGTCAACAAGAACTCGGTACCGAACGACCCACGTTCCCCGTTCGTCACCTCGGGCCTGCGTTTCGGCACCCCAGCCGTCACCACCCGTGGTTTCAAGGAAACCGAGTGCCGCGAGCTGGCCGGCTGGATCTGCGACATCCTGGCTGACCTGAACAACGAAGCGGTGATCGACGCCGTGCGTGAGAAGGTCAAGGCCATCTGCAAGAAGCTGCCGGTCTACGGCAACTGA